CCATGCTGGCGACTCGCGCGATCAGGTGCCTGTCCGGAAGTGTCCTTTCGTGTATGGGTGTGAGAGTAAActgtagaaaaaacaaacaccacccaGCGGCGTGAAGTGGCCTAATTTTGGGGGGCTCAAAACTGGTTATTGTCTGATCGGTTTCCAGAAACGGTAATCGGTACCGGTTACCCCTAAAACTCCCTCGCTGATGTCGAGGGAATGTGCTATGAagtatatgtatatatatatatatattaaaGTCACCTAGGGCTTCTTCTCGTTCACTTGTAATTGTGGATAAAATGTCAGGAATAGGGTACACTTTTAAAATCTATACACTTTTGGGGGCACCGAAGGGCCGAACATTTTCTCCCCCCGGGGAGCAACCGTTCCTTGGACAACGTCTACCGCAGAATGCCGAAGCGGACCAACCGGTGAATCTGCATCGCCCCACCGGAACCTGACTCCTACGAATCTCCGTCTCCGTCTATATGTTTGTGTTCTGGGTAAAAAGAAGGGTCCTGACGATCCGGTtctatttccattttccgtttcccacTGTGATTTACATGAAAACCCTTACGTGCGGAACTAAAAGCCCTACCTACAAACCTCGCCCCCCTCGCTCTCAGATGCTGGGTGTCGGTTGGTCAGCGGTCGGTTCTGCGGTAGCCGCTCTGGTGACAGGCTCAAAAAGAATCTCTAGTTTTTGCGTACGCTCCCCGGAGGAAAAAATATCGTCTGGTCCTGGCCTGGTGTCCGTGGGGTTCCTTACACTGCTAGTCAAAGTATGTGGGTATGAAGATGCCACGGGACTTATCTTAGAAATCGCTTAAAAAGTAGCGCCGATATTGAGAGTGTTTGATTATAGGTTCTAAGCTTGGCCACCGGCGGTCCACCGGCGGTGGTTCTTCGTGTATAGAATACGCTTCAGGCTCCTAGGCTCCCGGCTGTCCCGAGGCAAACCCGAGCTCCCACCTATCGGCGCGGTTTTACTACTTGATATGAGCAAACAGATATGAGAGTATTAGATATTTAGTCGTGGTCTCTGCAGAAAAACGGGAAGCCCATTCCTTCTGGGTGTGTCTGTCTTCGGACCGGACTCTGCCGGTCTCGTAATGGAGAACGTACGTTGCAAGGGTTTAAAACCGGTCAGTTCACTAGCAGTTCGGGCGGGACGAGAGTACAAAACTAAGGTAAGTCGATAGCACTGTAGAGGAACCGCGATAAGCTGCCGGCGCCCGACGGGAGAGTTTACTGGTAGAGTCCGCCCGGGCCGCGCCCGTACACGGCCTGTATGTACCGGTTGTCCATGTAGTACTGCTTCTTCAGGTAGTACAGCAGCTTACGCAGCCGGCTGGCGCAACGGTACTCGTCGTCGGTGTAGAACGGGCTCACCCGCTCACTAACGTAGTCTTCGCGTGGGTAGGTGGGATGACTCGCGGAGCCCTCGCCAGTGTAGTGCGGCAATTCTGGGCGGTGTGGCACCCCACGCGGACTCCCGTAGCCCGGAAACTCCCCAGCCGACGCCGCTCCGGAATCCATTATAGCACTGTCTACATACGCCGCTGGTTGGTTGTCGTAGTAGCTCGGGTCGGGAGTAAAATTCGACCTACATACAGAGAGTGaccggggagaaaaaaaggcaaTCAAACGGATCAAAAACAGGAACCACGCTAGGCAACGATCGATAggcgatcgaaccgaaccggaacatCAATAAACGGAACTGGTAGGTGCTACAAAAAGACATGCAGTGAGAGTTGAGAGctaatcaacaacaacaaacacgtgTGCCAACAAAAtccaaaaacatgaaaaacgacaaaaagtTTGAGATCATCTCACATCTGACACACAAAAAGACTACAAAAAAAGGTGAAGAAGAAGATACAAACGAACGGGAGTTAagaattaaaatgcaaaacaggGAAACACTCCCCGGCAACATGCAACATGAACGCGCTGATCCTACAACGAATGCGAAGAGCGACCGCGAAAGGGTCACAGCTTCGAAGTTCGCTCTAGTGACCACCAAAAGCAGCTAACGATGTAGTGGTACAGTCACAAAAAGAGGCAAAACTTGGCTTCATTCTAGGAAAAACGGAATAGATGATCACCTGCTTCGCGTGCGTgctgtggttttgtttttcgttcgcaaTTGTTacgaattgtttcatttcatttttttgttttgtaacgaAAGTGAGGGccgcaggaaaaaaaaatgggagaaCAAAAACAGTTTTGTGTCAATATATGCGCGGCAGCTTGGAGATAATACATGTGTTATCGGACGCGTGGATTCGTACGGAAGACCCTCGCGCGGCCATCCGAATGTACACACCACGGTCCGCGGTCAAGTGTTTCTAGTCTCTAGGGTGAAGGTCTAGGGGATGCGCTAGGTGTGCAGCTTTGAGAGCTTTGAAGCAGCTTTAGTTGTTGCCCgacaatttttcgtttcaatctcACACGACTGAAACGAAAACTCGGCAAGTGCTCCACAAAACTGTCGTTCACGGTTTCAAAAGTAACGCATCCCTGGCAGACCTGTATGATATCAAATTGTCGGTCAAAGTGTTGGATCTCGTACACACGAACGATTAAACGAATGTGACCTCGCTTACGACCTCGGTGCCATATCGCCTCGCCGCAGTCGAAGTTACGGTACAGTGTTTCGAAGGGATGTTCTAGCAGAGTAGCAGAGTGAGACTTCAGACTGAGTTTTGATGGTTAGcagtgatagagagagagagtgagagagagaacaagaGAAATGGATAGTTGGACATTCAAACGAGATGGAAGAGGGTGCCAACATAAACCCCAATGCAGACCCCCGATAAATGAGGAAAATTATATGAGAGAAAAGGGCTCAAAAATATACTAGTTTTAAATGCCGGATGGTGTCCctcaatttattttaagttCATTCATCACTTCACTAATGTGTTGAGCAATCTGCTCCTATTCTTGATTGTATTTGATTGATTGGATTGGAACGAAACAGATTGGAATCTGTTTGAATCTTTTGTTCCctatgtttttaaattaaaatttctctAGTTATTAGGCGCTTTTGATTGACGAAAATAGCCTAATTTTGTCCTATTCTTTGCAATTCAAATGTTTCAGTAGTTTATAAATACAAAGCAACAAGTAAAAAGGTAAAGTAAACATCAATGTCGTTGACaccaaaacatgaaaactaaaaaacaaaaaaaaacaatgacaaCGGCAACATATCAATATAAAGATAACAAAAGCAGACCGTAAGCCAAAACGAAATAAGCAAACACTATACCGATAAAGGCAACTATTGACTACGAAACTAGTGGCCACTTAGTTTTCCGTAACCAACAGGAACCTCCATGCGGCAGAGTGCAGCGAAACAAGGGAAACAAAGCGGTAAAAGCAccagagcaaaaacaaatggtgTAAACGGAAGTCCGAAGAGGTTTTTGATAGGCACCCTCATCCCAGCCCGTTGTTGTTCCGAGATTGGAACACCATGAGTGAACACCGGCAAACATGCAAACATTTGCACACGCGCAAGTGAAGAGACTGTATGGAAGGTTAATTGCCCTCATCAGCAGTAAAATGCACAATGCAACAAGAGCGAAGGGAAGAGTTAAAATAGAGCAATTCAGGTGTCGGGTCGGGTTAGGTTTGTACAGtaatgtggaaaatgtgctCCACTTGGCAGTGGGCAGTGTGCAGTGAGgtaatcgatcgaaacgggaTGCTACGGGAACAGCGCAAGTCCTTACACCGACAAACACACATAAATAGGACGTAGGACGTAGGTACAGAGAAGGTCTATCTATTGGAGCACGGTGGGGTTTGGGAGCCAAACCAAGGGGCACATTCTCATGCCCATCATCCACCGAAACAGCTAGGGGAGAGCAGGCacatcgaaatcgaaagcccGTTCCGAGCAGGAAACACTAGGAGGGTCGAGGGTGCGGGTAAGAAAGAGAGGGGCGCATGAAGAACGTGAAGAACAGTGAACCAAACATCAGCATCATCCATCTCATTCCTTTGATAGAACATCTACGAACAATGAACCGCTTCAACTTCCTACTATTTGAGACCTCGCCCTTCCGGCCCGGCTGAAGCGGTTGCCGCGGGACGGCCGGAACGATGGTGCCCAGCCGGAGCGGACTATCGAGGCAATATGGCGCTTGGTCGGGGCGGCTCGCAGGCTCAGATCCTCCGCGCGCCCACCACGCTCAGCGAAGGCCCAATCGTCGCTCCCGTCACCTTCCGCTTGTTGACCGGCGCCGTAGTCGACGTCGTCGGAATCGTCGTCGGAACGAGCCGTACTCCACGGATACTGGCGTTTCGTGTGGTACCGATGGTACCGATTCAAGGCTCCACTTCTGGCGAGCGACCCTGGTCGCGACACAGACCGTGGCGTAAAAATACAATAATTCGTAAATTGGATTCCCTGCCGTTCGCGGGGCGCGAAATTCGCGCGCCTGGCGCCGCAACTCGGACCGCGACTTACCGAGGAAACGTTTCTCCTCCAGGTGGTTGTCCGCCCGGCTGTACAGTGGGTACGTTTGGGCAATCGCCTCCACGAGCTCCTCGTAGTCCTGGGGAGCGGTCTGGTACACCGGCTCCAGTACCTCCGGGCTGCTCTCCTCCAGCTCGTCGTAGTACAGTTCGCGCTTCTTGCGGCCGTGTCCCTGCGCGTTCTTCAGCGACTGGATGTTGCGTTTCTCTGGGaattcggaatggaatggaaactCAATAATCGGCCAGATCGGTTCCTCCAGGATCTAATCTTGGAGGTATGGAAATCCGATACATCTACATCGACTCATTGCACAATggtatagggtgatccatcacGTATTTGGATGTTTAGAACtatcgattacttgacttataaaacaacaaacttcattctgaaagttgtaaacatttaaacaaaactttgaaatttacgaaatgggaagCTGTACgcttaaaattaaaaaatatatacacTATCAAAAAGGATaattgtcgtatttggggCTAGAAAACCCCACACGTCGGCGACGAAAACCGACCCAGCACGAAAACCCAATTTCTGGCGGCGAcccatttttttcgaaaatgaagaagctGCCGCGTACGAATACGACAGCTCGAAAGCCCTCTGATGAACAACTTGGGCTTGGACCGATTTTGACAGGCTGCAGGCTGTCtaaatttttaaacatttcaattgaACTAAGTCACACGATGGACATGATCCAGGAGCCATTTGTGGAAACATGATCAGAAGTGATGTGAATTGGCTGCTGAGCTGTTGGTGACGTCGTGGACCTCACCGAGATTTGGTTTTCCTCCGGGGGGGTTTTTTGTGCCCTTCAACTTTGAATGCAAAACTAATCTCATCGCTTCAAATTCAGAACGTTGGCCAGTTTCGGATAAACAAACCCAAtgcctttttttaattaacattagTTACATATTAACATCCAAAGTGCAACTACATTACATGAGTGTAGATTAAACAAATGAACCTTCGTAAGAGAAGGCTCCAAGCAGTTTCAACGTTCAAACGCTGGACAATTCTCCAGCAATGCAGCTCTATCGCCACTTCACAGAGGAGCTGCTCGCAATATTTTCCAGCACTTTGATCAAATGAAACCGGCAAATTCCCGgcatcgcttccggtggttgAATAAATTTACGCTTTCGCTGGAATGTTGAGCATTTGCTTCCCCAGGGACGGGTCCCATTGAATGCCATGCCATTGCCGTTTGTCACCTACCGTTGTCGCCCGTTGGCGAACCGGAAGGCTGCTTCGGAAGGCTCCAGTCGCGAACCAGCGTCTGGATGTTGCGCTTCTCAGCGTGGCCGTAGTCAGGCAGGGCGTTGCCGCGGGCCAGCGATTGCATGTTGCGCTTCGGAGCAATCGAGGGCAGCATTCCGGTGCGGAGCAGCGACTGGATGTTGCGCTTGCCGGGCAGCTCGTACTTGCGGGCCAGCGACGCGATGTTCCGCTTGCCGCTGAGTAGGTAGCCGGACTTGAAGGCCGACCCGACGGAGCGCTTGTCCTCGGTCCACTCGCCGTCCGGGGTCGTCTCCTCCGATTCGGCGTCCCGCGACGGCAGCTGCCCGTTTTTGGCCAGCGTGGCCAGGCTGCGCTTCAGCTGGTCCGGCTGGTTCCGGAGcaggccggcccgggccagcgCTCCCACGTTGCGCTTGCCGAAGACGGCACCGTCGCGCAGCAGGGCCCGGTAGGACCGCTTGTCCACTGCCTCGGTGCTCTCGTCCAGGTTTTGGTAGCTCTCGCCCGGCTCGTGCTCCAGTATGTGGCGCAGCTGGTTGCGCAGGGCGGCGGCATGCATCTCGTAGCCCTCCTCCGGGTAGGTCAGATCTCGCAGCAACGACTCCAGCTCGCAGGGCTTTAATCGCCTCCCTTCGTAGTACTGTGCATTGACCTGTCACAAGACAAGACGGAGACATCGGTGAAACGAATCGCCCGGAGCTGGGTATCAATTCAAGTTTAAAACGGCCACATGTTGTCATAAAATATATTCTCAGCAAAACAGAATGCTGAGCATATCAGCATATCACAGTATAGTGAACTTCAACCAGAAGAATTTCCATCTTATtagatgtttttttgtggtttatttATCAACATAAAGTAGAATCAGCGAATCACAAGACCCGTTAAATTCGCTATTAGAACGACCTCAGAACTTAGAAAACAGAGTGAGCAAACCAAAACGTGTCGATCAGAACGATTAAGATTAAGATGATGAAGTTGATTAATGAATTAGTTCAAAAGATTCTTGaaacgagaaagagaacgaCGAAATTAGTAATAGCTACCACTACCATATCAATGAATAACATTAATTAATACTCTTTTGCTAAAACCTGATtaatatagaaaaaaaaccttacataaaataattttactaAGCTACATATTGTAAACAACAAAGAATCGATAATTTTAAGATTGTTTCGACCATGTGTGTCCCCAACGCACACAACGACTCAGGCCGCAGAAGTCAGAAAAGGTTTTCTCCGTATCCACAAATAGCTTAATCGTCATTTCTAGAACCGGCAGAAAACGCGAGGCCCAAGCGGAGGCAACCAGgaactttcttcttcttcagtTTCCCCGCTCCACAAAGCCTCCACAAGCCCGTCGAACGTCAGCACCGACGGGCAATATGCGCGGGAGCTTCGCTGACCTTGCGACCAAGATTGCCGAAGTCTAAAAATAGCCCATCCTCTTGGGGCTAGAGGGGACAAAATGTTACATTCTGAGCACGGCCTcttccaccaccgaccgggacgCCTAGCCACTAACGGACCGTGGCGGAACGATGAAAACTAGCGGGCCTCTTATCCGTCTTTTGGAGCCTGGAGATGACGTACATAAATGGGAGCCGTCAATGAAGGGCGCACATTCATGCGGCCAACTTGCATCCTTGTTTTGTGTCGCCATTCCACGTTCCTTTTCTCTTCGACTGCGAGAAACGTTCTCACGTTTCGCTTCGGTAGCTTTAGGCCGATTCTTTCATTCGGTaaggacgaaacaaaaaaacaaacaacccaaAAAGGTCATCGTTTTAATGTCAAACAGAAAGTTTTCGTGCCGTATCCGTGCAGAACAGTGACATTTTATGAAGATCTTAGCCAAAGTACTTTGTGCACGGTAACCACCCTAGGGCCGGAGGACACAAAACTTTCTTCGCAGGTCCCCGGGCACCCTGATTCGTCCCTCCGATTATGAAACATCATTCCAACAAAGGTTTGCAGCATTGAAAGTTCGCGGACGCAACTTACAAATGGCCACAAACAAATGTGCAAACTATTAATTGATTCCATCGAGCGGCGAAGAAGTTTGCGTTTCCTGATGCTTCCCAGAAGCCCGTTCCCAGCAACTTTGCGCATAAGCCTGGCAATTTGCGAAGGCTGGATGTACTAGTGCCTCCCGAGTGCTTTTGCTGCTGAGCAACTGACTGTGTCGCACGAGAACTTTCGCCAGGACCAACCGGATGCATAcactaattgaattttgtatCAACTCAAACGGTGCCCCAATCGTAAGCTGATGAACCTGTGGCTCGTATCCACTTATTTGCTGGCACAACTCTGTAGTGTGACCTTTTCATATCGGAAaggcaaaacagaaacggaagCCGAAAGAACAATTAGCATAAACACATCGCAAATAGCGAATGACTCAATGGAAAACCTCATGTAACGTCGGGGGAAAAAATCGATTATTTAAGCCAACAAGCCAGGGTGTCTCTGGAAATCTTCATAACGATCGTTATTAGTCACATCTGGCACGTATGCGTCCCGGAGGCCTAATGGAGCTGGCTTTAACACCGGGGGCCTGGGGCCGTTATCCGTGCAGCATTAAATGCTTAAACGATGTTTGCTAAATAACTCCCTTccctcggtctctctctctctctattttttgttggcccgCATAAAACGAGGTCACCACCTGGTGCAGCTCGGTGACTCTTTACAAACAGTCCTGTGAATTTCACTGTGCAGTGGCAATAAATCGTCCTGCGGAACCAACATGATTGCagcgatcgattgtttgcccaTTTCTGGCCGCTGTTGAGCCCGGGGGCAATGTGAAAAGCTGCAGTCCATAAATGTGTGCCTTTCGAttgcgtttcgattgtttatCCAGTGATATGaaacgtttccgtttttatgtATGTTTTGCGGGGATTTCGCTGCCTTTGTGTATTTAAAACAAGTGGTGATTGAAAAAGATTCATTTCAAATAACCACAAAGTTTCTACTAAATAAACACCAGCACGTACGCTCAACTCCATTCCATCTGCTTTTACTAGCAATCAGCTGTACCAATATATATTCAATATATTcaattgtttttgtgttttgcaatgAGACCCAGTTTGATCCTCAATTGATTCGTCTCAAACGACGTCTTTTGGAATGGTTTAGCGAGAAGGTTGTtagtttgtttgatgtttcgaaacaaaatttgttgGTTGTAAATTACGTGTATTACTTATAATCGTGCAGCGTAAACTTTCTAGAAACTcttcaaactgtcaaacaaaaaGACAAAACCGGGAGGCGTTTCAGGAATCTGACGGATACTAAACACCGTTCAAAGCAAAAATATCTTGCCCCGCAGAACGCACCAAACCGTAGGTCGTGCCGTCGTCATTTCACTTGCCTCTCAACACGAAGCAAAGgacattttttcattaaaaaatgcaaaatagcCAAGTGAGCACTTTCAAGCGAGCGGCATGCGCCAATGGTTACGCTTTCAAGTGAACGTTAAAAACGTCAACGTGATGGAAATTATTGCTACTCTTTTTGTGTTCTACACTTGCCAACATACTTAGGAAACACTTCGCCGGTGAGTGTAAGGACGCAAGGACGCAAGGCGTTCCATCGTTGCCAGTGGAAGAGTTTCTCCCGACGTCGCCGAGCAAGAAGGTACGAAGTTATTTTGACAAACGCTTCCACCCATCAAGCTTTTTTAGTGATTTTCCCTTATCATTGTTTGAAGATTGAAATGAGATTGAAGGAGCGTCGTGGCGCGAACCTCGAAGGAGTTGGGATGGATAAGTATTACGCGATAAGTTACAAAGGAATTAAGATCGCACTTTAATTATTGGCGATTGAGTTCAGATGATAAAACGAGGTGGCAACAACTCGAATCGtttcattattcaaattacCAACAAAAACAGTTGCAGAAAATAATTACAGGAAGCAGGAACAAAATAAGGTGATATAAGATGCAGAAGCCCTTCCATATAAAAATCTGTGCAAAGTTAGAAGATAGTTAGATTACAATTAACTCACTGCTCCGTGTTGGCTTTAGTAACAGCAGAAATTTCCCAGTAATAATGTCTATTGACTATGACTATTTGGTTgggttttatttaaaaatctaaatttaataataataatttatttaatttaacttaatAATTGATTTCCTTTATTACCcatgtttttccgtttcttcaAGAATATTCCATTAACGTTTCATCACTAGAGAGACACTCTTCAGATGATTCACAAACTTTGCTAAGCTTGTTGATAATAACCACAacgcgaaataaaaaaacgtaGCTCTTTCATGAGATTATCGAGAGATTCTCAGTAACAGTGtgataaagaaaatttgttttatcaaaTGTACGAAAGTATAAATAGATTGTAGCAGCACTGTAGCAAACACAAAGCAGCACATCAAGCAGCAAAACAGCTCTCTGTTGCGTTAATgctataaattttaaataatcgACGTTTTGGTTAAACAGCAGAACCTCGTAGTCGAGTTTCCATTACCATGTACTACGTCTACTATGTCTggctttattattttccacctTTGAGAACTGCAAATCCcttgaaaatataaaactcAGACACAAAATTCTCAAATCAGTTCGAGATGCGAACGCTTCCTTCTTTCCATTAGCCatcaccaacgacgacggtcagCGGCATTTTCAAGAACTCGGGCTTCGGCGAAGGGCgcaatcaaacagttttaattaatttcagcATCCCATCCCGGGCATCATGCGATTCAATTTCCCCCTCGCGCTGGCCCGCATTATCCGATTTATGTCGGCGCCCGTTGTTCCGTACCCCGTTATGCGATGGCACGAATCCCTGCCCGATCTCCGATCGAACGCTCCACGGGCATCGCACGGGCATGTTAAGTTTGTGCGGATCAGAAATTCATTAGAAAATTTATTCCTGTCAAAATTTCCGACAAATCCCTCTCAATCACGGCAAGCCGGGGACGGTCCACTCGTCCGGCCCTTGCcgcgccgggcccggccgcACAGCAATCGGATTACTATAATGAAGTTTGTGGCCGGAAGGAcgataatttttatttgcttcctaCGCCGGAGACAGGACGTATCCTGTCTGTCCCGGGGTGTCCCCCGGGTGTATCCTGACAACGGAGCCGAGAAAGCAGCAACCGGCTCCCAGCGAGACTGGGCTGAGCTTCgctccacggccacggtgtctCGTGAAATGTCACCCCGAACCGGGCGCTTATCGTTTGCCAATTTTCGACACGCCGCACTGTCACCGCTATTtttcgcccggccggccaccgtcttCGGAGACCTCTCCGAGTATATTGTTTGGTCTAATGAGCGCCGGAAGCCTGTCGCTCGAGATAGATATTGGACAGAAGATTGATGGCCGGCCCATAATCTGCGGCAATAAAAGAACACTGCGTCGTGGGCGCcgatttgtttggctttgggcGGATACCGTGCGATATGCGGTCGGTCAACTGTTGCTCTGGACGAATGTCTCGGGCCACACTGGCACTCGGGACACtgattgaaattatttgaacagtaattaatttcaaaacatagCCGAACTTTAAACTGGCTCTTCTTTCGGTTGCGTCTCGACATTTTTCGTTCCACTTTATCCAAACATAGGATTCGTTTTCCACCCGCCAACATAGGAAAACCGCCCATTtttttagaaaataaatta
The nucleotide sequence above comes from Anopheles bellator chromosome 1, idAnoBellAS_SP24_06.2, whole genome shotgun sequence. Encoded proteins:
- the LOC131215278 gene encoding neuropeptide-like precursor 1, with product MAGYAMLVPPKLLLRISMLLFLFLHHVNAQYYEGRRLKPCELESLLRDLTYPEEGYEMHAAALRNQLRHILEHEPGESYQNLDESTEAVDKRSYRALLRDGAVFGKRNVGALARAGLLRNQPDQLKRSLATLAKNGQLPSRDAESEETTPDGEWTEDKRSVGSAFKSGYLLSGKRNIASLARKYELPGKRNIQSLLRTGMLPSIAPKRNMQSLARGNALPDYGHAEKRNIQTLVRDWSLPKQPSGSPTGDNEKRNIQSLKNAQGHGRKKRELYYDELEESSPEVLEPVYQTAPQDYEELVEAIAQTYPLYSRADNHLEEKRFLGSLARSGALNRYHRYHTKRQYPWSTARSDDDSDDVDYGAGQQAEGDGSDDWAFAERGGRAEDLSLRAAPTKRHIASIVRSGWAPSFRPSRGNRFSRAGRARSNFTPDPSYYDNQPAAYVDSAIMDSGAASAGEFPGYGSPRGVPHRPELPHYTGEGSASHPTYPREDYVSERVSPFYTDDEYRCASRLRKLLYYLKKQYYMDNRYIQAVYGRGPGGLYQ